From a single Stomoxys calcitrans chromosome 4, idStoCalc2.1, whole genome shotgun sequence genomic region:
- the LOC106091845 gene encoding uncharacterized protein LOC106091845, with protein sequence MRLFVILFVAVFAVSVSAGFLGGGGGGGGGYGGGGGNPWAGKQGGGGGGFGGGGSYGGGGHGGGGGNPWAGKQGGFGGGYGGGFGGGHGGGSGGGFGSNPWANKQGGGGGFGGNHGGGGGYGGSGGFGGRHGGGGGYGGSGGFGGKHGGGGGGGYGGSGGFGGRHGGGGGFGGSGGYGGGRHGGGGFGGSGGWQNKQGGGGFGGSGGWQNKHGGSW encoded by the coding sequence ATGCGTTTGTTTGTGATTTTATTCGTGGCTGTTTTTGCTGTGTCGGTGTCGGCTGGATTCCTTGGCGGTGGTGGAGGTGGAGGTGGTGGTTATGGAGGCGGCGGTGGTAATCCTTGGGCTGGCAAACAAGGTGGTGGCGGTGGAGGCTTCGGCGGTGGTGGAAGCTATGGTGGTGGTGGCCATGGCGGCGGTGGTGGCAACCCTTGGGCTGGAAAGCAAGGAGGCTTTGGTGGCGGCTATGGCGGTGGATTCGGTGGAGGTCATGGAGGTGGTTCGGGTGGAGGATTTGGTTCAAACCCTTGGGCTAATAAACAAGGCGGCGGCGGCGGCTTTGGTGGCAATCATGGCGGTGGTGGTGGATACGGAGGATCGGGCGGTTTTGGTGGACGTCATGGAGGCGGTGGTGGATATGGAGGTTCCGGCGGTTTTGGTGGAAAACACGGTGGCGGCGGAGGTGGTGGTTATGGTGGCTCAGGAGGCTTTGGTGGTAGACATGGAGGTGGTGGTGGCTTTGGAGGTTCCGGCGGCTATGGTGGTGGTAGACACGGTGGTGGCGGTTTTGGAGGATCTGGCGGTTGGCAAAACAAGCAGGGAGGTGGAGGCTTTGGAGGATCTGGTGGCTGGCAAAACAAACACGGAGGTTCCTGGTGA